A single window of Thermococcus sp. DNA harbors:
- a CDS encoding replication factor C small subunit — protein sequence MPDEVQEVKILEKPWVEKYRPERLDDIVGQAHIVKRLKHYAKTGSMPHLLFAGPPGTGKTTSALALARELFGENWRHNFLELNASISKDTPILVRINGKITRTTFAELDRLYFDERDGDVAYRDAPNLEVLTVDENYRVRWVKVSKIIRHRVPVILRVHLEGGGKLELTGNHSVMIFTENGLKTVKASELKEGSILLSFTANLKGFLDVLDMSDYRIKESARTRTFEKLPVGEEFSYMLGLYAAEGAVGFRGNTSGQVIYTLGSHEGELIARVREFADGLGLSVYENYTSSGFDRSRKSAYQVRLLNTQLARFFDVNFYDGNGRKAGNKRIPGFVFEFPIQERIAFLKGLADGDGTGEWGGVIRVSSVSKDLLIDTVWLARISGIEASLFDREARLIWKGGMKWSKAELLPAEPVVKMFKAIEHAIEGNWRYELRHQLYEGKKRVRKETLKKVIGMINESKLDSKGMKILETLRKLASTDLHALVVRKVELVEYNDFVYDVSVPGNEKFFAGEIPVLLHNSDERGINVIREKVKEFARTKPVAGASFKIIFLDEADALTQDAQQALRRTMEMFSNNVRFILSCNYSSKIIEPIQSRCAIFRFRPLNDDDIAERIKYIAENEGLELTEEGLQVILYVAEGDLRRAINVLQAAAALDTEITDENVFLVASRARPEDVRGMMELALEGNFLKARDKLREILLKQGLSGEDVLIQMHKEVFNLPIPEDKKVALADKIGEYNFRLVEGANEMIQLEALLAQFTIMGK from the coding sequence ATGCCGGATGAAGTCCAGGAGGTTAAGATTCTCGAAAAGCCTTGGGTTGAGAAGTACCGCCCAGAGAGGCTTGATGATATAGTAGGCCAGGCTCACATCGTTAAGAGGCTCAAACACTACGCTAAAACAGGCTCGATGCCGCACCTTTTATTTGCAGGACCCCCTGGTACCGGAAAGACGACTAGTGCACTGGCCTTAGCTCGAGAACTTTTCGGAGAGAACTGGAGGCACAACTTCCTCGAGCTGAACGCCTCCATTTCAAAAGACACACCAATTCTTGTAAGGATCAACGGCAAAATAACCAGAACGACCTTCGCCGAGCTCGATAGGCTCTACTTTGACGAAAGAGACGGCGACGTCGCCTACAGAGACGCCCCAAACCTTGAGGTTCTCACGGTTGACGAGAACTACCGCGTGAGGTGGGTTAAGGTAAGCAAGATAATCCGCCACCGCGTCCCGGTTATACTGCGCGTTCACCTTGAGGGCGGAGGAAAGCTCGAACTGACGGGCAACCACTCCGTTATGATCTTCACCGAAAACGGTCTCAAAACTGTGAAAGCGAGCGAACTCAAAGAGGGTTCGATACTCCTGAGCTTCACGGCCAACCTTAAAGGCTTCCTCGACGTCCTCGACATGAGCGATTACAGGATTAAAGAGAGCGCGAGGACGAGAACTTTCGAGAAACTTCCTGTTGGTGAAGAGTTCTCCTACATGCTCGGACTTTACGCGGCGGAAGGAGCTGTTGGCTTCAGGGGCAACACCTCGGGACAGGTAATCTACACGCTCGGGAGCCACGAGGGTGAACTCATAGCCCGCGTTAGGGAGTTTGCCGATGGGTTAGGGTTAAGCGTTTACGAGAACTACACCTCCTCGGGCTTCGACCGCTCAAGGAAGAGCGCCTACCAAGTTAGGCTACTCAACACCCAGCTGGCCAGGTTCTTCGATGTGAACTTCTACGACGGTAACGGAAGGAAGGCTGGAAACAAGAGGATTCCCGGATTCGTCTTTGAATTCCCAATCCAAGAGAGGATAGCCTTCCTTAAGGGCCTCGCCGACGGCGACGGAACCGGTGAATGGGGCGGAGTCATCAGGGTTTCATCGGTCTCGAAGGACTTGCTAATTGACACCGTCTGGCTGGCGAGAATTTCCGGAATCGAGGCGAGCCTCTTTGATAGGGAGGCGAGACTGATCTGGAAAGGAGGAATGAAGTGGAGCAAGGCGGAGCTCCTCCCTGCCGAGCCTGTAGTCAAGATGTTCAAGGCAATTGAGCACGCCATAGAGGGCAACTGGCGCTACGAGCTGAGGCACCAGCTCTACGAGGGCAAGAAGCGCGTGAGGAAGGAGACGCTGAAGAAGGTTATCGGAATGATAAACGAGTCGAAGCTCGACTCGAAGGGCATGAAAATCCTTGAAACGCTCAGAAAGCTCGCCAGCACGGATCTCCACGCCCTGGTTGTCAGGAAAGTTGAACTCGTCGAGTACAACGACTTCGTCTACGACGTCAGCGTCCCAGGAAACGAGAAGTTCTTCGCCGGTGAGATACCTGTATTGCTCCACAACTCCGACGAAAGGGGCATAAACGTCATCCGCGAGAAGGTGAAGGAGTTCGCAAGGACGAAGCCTGTTGCCGGGGCCAGCTTCAAGATAATCTTCTTAGACGAGGCCGATGCCCTAACGCAGGACGCCCAGCAGGCACTGAGGAGAACCATGGAGATGTTCTCGAACAACGTGCGCTTCATCCTGAGCTGCAACTACTCATCGAAGATAATCGAACCTATCCAGTCAAGATGTGCCATCTTCCGCTTCAGGCCGCTGAACGACGATGATATAGCGGAGAGGATAAAGTACATCGCTGAGAACGAGGGGCTTGAGCTGACGGAGGAGGGATTGCAGGTGATACTCTACGTTGCCGAAGGCGACCTGAGACGCGCGATAAATGTCCTCCAGGCGGCCGCTGCTTTAGACACCGAGATTACAGACGAGAACGTCTTCCTCGTCGCCAGTAGAGCTCGCCCAGAGGACGTGCGTGGCATGATGGAGCTGGCCCTTGAAGGCAACTTCCTCAAGGCAAGGGACAAGCTGAGGGAGATTCTCCTCAAGCAGGGCCTCAGCGGGGAGGACGTGCTCATCCAGATGCACAAAGAGGTGTTTAACCTGCCGATTCCTGAGGATAAAAAGGTCGCTTTGGCCGACAAGATAGGCGAGTACAACTTCCGTCTCGTTGAAGGGGCCAACGAGATGATACAGCTTGAGGCGCTACTCGCTCAGTTCACCATAATGGGCAAGTGA
- a CDS encoding metal-dependent hydrolase codes for MDPFEHASIPTLVYLALSEDPAWGGALALIIGATFPDLDAFTREHRSYLHSLLVAIPVFAPAYISGNHYALLFSLGWLSHLFLDFFTGVIPPVYPLSRQGWGVTITARGGPSGTGFEVHLLERYPDPRHDYELNISGSTALALLTLIALVIRLH; via the coding sequence ATGGACCCCTTTGAGCACGCCTCAATACCGACACTGGTCTACCTTGCCCTCTCAGAAGACCCAGCATGGGGCGGAGCGTTAGCCCTCATTATCGGGGCGACCTTTCCTGATCTGGATGCCTTCACGAGGGAACATCGCTCCTACCTCCATTCGCTCCTCGTTGCCATCCCGGTTTTTGCCCCCGCTTACATCTCAGGAAACCACTACGCACTCCTCTTCTCTCTAGGCTGGCTCAGTCATCTCTTCCTCGACTTCTTCACCGGCGTAATACCACCTGTTTATCCCCTAAGCAGACAAGGCTGGGGAGTAACTATAACCGCACGAGGTGGACCGAGCGGTACGGGCTTCGAAGTACACCTGCTGGAGCGCTACCCAGATCCAAGGCACGACTACGAGCTGAACATCAGCGGGAGCACTGCCCTTGCGCTCTTAACCCTAATCGCACTTGTCATCAGACTGCACTGA
- a CDS encoding glycine C-acetyltransferase produces MAKLDWIREELQELKDKGLYVTIRKIESAQGPWVVVNGKKVLNMCSNNYLGLAAHPEIRYAAIRAILDYGVGAGAVRTIAGTMELHEELEEKLAKFKKREAAILFQSGYNANLGSLSALLKKGDDGVFISEELNHASIIDSMRLSGAPKVIYKHLDTEDLEKRLKENRDKKKKVIVSDGVFSMDGDLAPVPEMAELAEQYDAILYIDDAHGEGVLGDSGRGIVDHFKLHEKVDFEMGTLSKAFGVIGGYVAGPEEAIDYLRQRARPFLFSSAPNPPDVAAAIAAVEILQRSDALVKKLWDNTHFLQNGLRELGYDLGGTKHPITPVMLYDEKRAQEFSKRLYEEYNIFAQAIVYPTVPLGTARIRLEPSAAHSKEDLQYVLDAFEDLGKKTGFLK; encoded by the coding sequence ATGGCGAAGCTCGACTGGATTAGGGAGGAACTGCAGGAGCTTAAGGATAAGGGCCTCTACGTAACCATAAGGAAGATTGAAAGCGCCCAGGGCCCGTGGGTGGTGGTGAACGGCAAGAAAGTTCTCAACATGTGCTCGAACAACTACCTTGGCCTGGCGGCACATCCCGAGATCAGGTACGCGGCCATCAGGGCTATTCTCGACTACGGAGTAGGTGCCGGGGCGGTCAGGACCATCGCCGGAACCATGGAACTGCACGAGGAGCTTGAAGAGAAGCTGGCCAAATTCAAGAAGAGAGAGGCTGCAATCTTATTCCAGAGCGGCTACAATGCCAACCTCGGATCTCTAAGCGCCCTACTTAAGAAAGGCGACGACGGTGTCTTTATCAGCGAGGAACTGAACCACGCCAGCATCATAGATTCAATGCGCCTCAGTGGTGCGCCGAAAGTTATATACAAGCACCTCGACACGGAAGACCTTGAGAAGCGCCTCAAGGAGAACAGGGACAAGAAGAAGAAAGTCATCGTCAGCGATGGTGTCTTCTCGATGGACGGTGATCTCGCACCGGTTCCTGAGATGGCTGAGCTGGCCGAGCAGTATGACGCCATACTTTACATAGATGATGCCCACGGTGAAGGAGTTTTAGGCGACAGCGGAAGGGGTATTGTTGACCACTTCAAGCTCCATGAGAAGGTTGATTTTGAGATGGGAACCCTAAGCAAGGCCTTTGGTGTTATCGGTGGTTACGTTGCCGGCCCAGAGGAGGCGATAGACTACCTCCGCCAGAGGGCGAGGCCGTTCCTCTTCTCAAGCGCCCCGAACCCGCCGGACGTTGCCGCGGCAATAGCAGCCGTCGAGATACTTCAGAGGAGCGACGCGCTTGTCAAAAAGCTCTGGGACAATACGCACTTCCTCCAGAACGGGTTGAGAGAACTCGGCTACGACCTCGGCGGAACCAAACACCCGATCACGCCGGTCATGCTCTACGACGAGAAGCGCGCCCAGGAGTTCTCGAAGCGCTTGTACGAGGAGTACAACATCTTCGCCCAGGCCATCGTGTATCCAACCGTCCCGCTCGGAACCGCGAGGATAAGGCTCGAACCTTCAGCAGCACACAGTAAGGAGGACCTGCAGTACGTCCTCGATGCCTTTGAGGACCTCGGGAAGAAGACGGGGTTCCTGAAG